Genomic segment of Drosophila simulans strain w501 chromosome 2R, Prin_Dsim_3.1, whole genome shotgun sequence:
ACATTTCGCGGCTGCTGTAAGCCAAAGCTCGTTGTACCTGCCGAAAGCtcgcagagagagagagagggagagcgagagagagattGAGGGCGGCGCAGCTCTCTCGCAATCCCTTCCAGCGGACGTCGGATGCTGGGCGAgagtggctggctggctggctggcgggCGGGCAGGTCCTGGCCAAGGCAGTAGGCTCAGTGGGCCCACTGGGCTGTGGGCCACCGAATGGAAATGTACACCTGCAACGAGGCGCTCTCCATTCTCCCAGCACAGCTCAGCCCAGCTCAGCTCAGCATCGCTCTCGATTTCGCTCTCctgcgagagtgtgtgtgtattaaaaatgtgtgtaGACAAAAGCTTTCGATTTCATCTCAATTGAACGCTCAGGGTCCTGGGcaacataatttttattcgGCCGAATACCAACAGTTTTCTTAGTTTTTCTATTAATCCGAACGAAAAGTAGCATACATCTGAGCGTTTTCGCTCGCCTAAAATAACTTTAGAAGGAGTCTTCTTTCGCATAATAcaaaaaaccttaaaaaaatacgaaaaaacgagaaaacaTGAGAAACCAGTTCTTTTTGAGCACCTTTAACAAATAACATACTTTAAACAATCGACGAAATTCTAACAATAATCAAATACATGAATACAAGTGCGTTCAACCACAAAGTGTGTCCAAAGTCCCTCCCGGAGACCCCAGATCCGGGCACTCGGTGTCGAGGATTACCCCGCATTCCCATAGAAGGGCCTCATTTCGTAACCATTTTCAGCTGCATTCCGCACTTTCGGTGCATTTAGCCAGCTCGAGAGCCGCTTTACGGCGAAAAGGACGACTCTACGGCATTTATTTACCGCCCCACGACGACGGCCTGAAAATCCTTGACCTAAATTAATCggttacatatttttttttctgtccGAGCTGGCTCAACTTTCGCAGCAGCATCCCCGCCCGCCCTGCCTGCCGCACGCAGTTTTTGATTCACCTCCCATCCCACCTCCGAGGTCCTGGGGCATTTCCCGATTAGGAGCTCCCTTCCGAAACCAAACCCAAATCTCGAGTATATAGGCGCACGTCCGCAGACATGTGAATATATACACCGCATCGGCCACGCCTTTTGGGTTATATAACCCCAATGCGTGGAGCCCCGCCTGAAGAAGGACCATGCCCACTTAGTTCTTAGTTCTCGACCACGTTCTCCTCTAGTGTTACCTAATTTTAAGTGAACAAAGTGCAATCTAGAGCAAGGGTTTGAAGCCAAACAACCAACGTTAACATGCAAAGTAACAGTGCAAAAGATGATTCGgatgaaatggaaataatacCATCCGAACACAATGGTACAGTTCacgaaaccaaaaatgaaGGTATGCGGGGATCGTcaattatatagtatatacatatatagtgtTCACTAGCAGTACTTAGTAGCTTGATTACATAACGTAAGGTGATAGCCTAACCCCAGTCCATCCTGTGCTCCTCCCCACAGACTCAGGTGATATCCACAGGGCGGAGGAGAACCAGAAGTCCAGCATCGACCCAAATCTATATCTGTACGACGATGATTTGGAGACCAGGCCCCATATATCAACGTTCATTTCATCAATTGCCAATTATGAGAACACGATACCAGCGGCCACCGATCCCGATGCAAAGCCGGCAGCTCCATCGGCTCGAATGGGTATGTTCGCCGCGCATTAATTAACTTGCTTGTTCCATCTTCCCCCATATTGAAAGGCATGTGCACAATGGAATCGCAGCGAACAACAAAGCTGCGGAGGAATGATTGCTGTAATCCCCTCAAAGTGTTTCAGCCTTCACTGTGCGGGCGAATATTATAGAGCTGTtcgaaagtatgcaacagagTGCAGTGGTGTGGCACAATCGGAGGAAATCGCTCCCGCTTTGAGtgcatactttcgggcacCTCCCTAAATGGTTTCATGAAACTGGTGACCCCCAGCATTCCCCATCAATCCTCTAACGCTCGTTTCAATGTCTCATAAGGTACCCTAATTGGAGTGTTCTTGCCATGCATTCAAAACATCTTTGGTGTCATATTGTTCATTCGGTTAACATGGGTTGTTGGAACGGCTGGCGCCGTGTGTGGATTCCTGATTGTTCTGACCTGCTGCTGTGTGGTAAGAGCGTCCTGCAGCTGAGCCCTCCCCAACTTGGCCTCACTTCAAACTCCTCTTTGCAGACCATGCTAACCGCGATCTCGATGTCGGCCATTGCAACGAACGGGGTGGTTCCGGCGGGCGGGAGTTACTTCATGATATCACGGTAATTACAATGGCATGGGCAGGAGGTAGTAACTCTAATGGTGCCACCATTAACATTAACAGATCCCTGGGCCCTGAATTCGGCGGAGCGGTGGGAATGTTGTTCTATACGGGCACCACGCTAGCAGCGGCGATGTACATCGTTGGTGCCGTGGAAATCGTATTGGTGAGTTAAGAGCGCCCACTCCAGGCGCAGTTCCACTCGAAAGTGCCATTACTTAAGCACTCATTAATTATTCATTGCAGACATACATGGCGCCGTGGGCATCGATATTTGGGGACTTCACCAAGGATGCTGACGCGATGTACAACAATTTCAGGGTCTACGGCACTTTGCTGCTCATCTTTATGGGTGAGTTAAGCCTGGGGCCCACTTGTGAGGAGCAAACATTAATGTCCCGCCACTAAATCAAGGTCTCATTGTGTTCCTGGGCGTGAAATTCGTCAATAAGTTCGCGACGGTGGCCCTGGCCTGCGTCATCCTTTCGATAATAGCGGTGTATGTGGGAATATTTGACAATATCCATGGCAACGAAAAGCTATAGTAAGTATGCGCCAAGTACGAGCCTCTTGAGCGGCCATCTAATCTCCGCCCGATTGCAGCATGTGTGTTCTGGGAAAACGACTCTTGAAGGACATCCCGCTGGAGAATTGCACAAAGGAAGACTCCTTCTTACGCGACATATACTGCCCAGATGGTAAATGCGAGGAATACTACCTGGGTAAGATCCCTTCACACATGCAGAGTGTTCCATACCGAAACTACAAtgcctcatcatcatcctccaCAGCCAACAACGTGACCAAAGTCAAGGGCATCAAGGGTTTGGCCAGTGGCGTGTTCTACGACAACATCTTCCCTTCGTTCCTGGAGAAGGGCCAGTTCATATCCTACGGCAAGAGTGCAATCGACATTGAGAACACCAGTGGAGAGTCATACAACCAGATTATGGCCGACATTACCACGTCGTTCACACTTCTTATCGGCATCTTCTTCCCATCGGTGACAGGTTAGTAGCATATCGCAGACACAACTATTCAGATATTTAACCCACTATATACTAGGCATCATGGCTGGATCCAATCGATCGGGCGACCTGGCTGACGCCCAGAAGAGCATACCCATCGGAACGATATGTGCCATTCTGACCACCAGCACAGTCTACTTATCCAGCGTTATGTTCTTCGCCGGCACAGTGGATAATCTCCTGCTGAGGGACAAGTGCGTAGCATAGTGATTCTGACTCTTCCATGTGCTTATCATCAACCTACTATTCCAGATTCGGTCAGTCTATCGGTGGCAAGCTGGTGGTGGCCAATATCGCCTGGCCAAATCAGTGGGTCATTCTGATTGGCTCCTTCCTCTCCACCTTGGGCGCTGGTCTGCAGAGTTTGACTGGAGCACCCCGCCTGCTGCAGGCGATTGCCAGGGATGAGATCATCCCCTTCCTGGCTCCGTTTGCCAAGTCCTCGAAGCGTGGCGAACCCACCCGTGCACTGCTCCTGACCATCGTCATTTGCCAGTGCGGCATCCTGTTGGGTAAGCATCTGATCGTATCACATTGTATGTTCTGCGATTATAATATCTATACCAAATACAGGCAACGTGGACTTGCTGGCTCCTCTGCTGTCCATGTTCTTCCTCATGTGCTACGGCTTTGTCAACCTGGCCTGCGCCGTGCAAACCCTGCTGAGGACTCCCAACTGGAGACCGCGCTTCAAGTTCTACCACTGGAGCTTGTCGCTCATCGGCCTGACGCTGTGCATATCAGTCATGATCATGACTTCCTGGTATTTCGCACTGATTGCTATGGGAATGGCCATCATCATCTACAAATACATAGAGTACCGCGGGTGAGTTAATCACAGATCATATGCACCCAGAGCACCAACTAATCCATCCAACTGATTACAGTGCTGAGAAGGAGTGGGGTGATGGCATTCGTGGAATGGCCCTGACCGCCGCCAGGTACTCGCTCCTCCGCCTGGAGGAAGGCCCACCGCATACGAAAAATTGGCGTCCCCAAATTTTGGTGCTTTCGAAGCTCAACGACAACCTCTTGCCAAAGTACAGGAAGATATTCTCCTTTGCCACCCAGCTGAAAGCTGGCAAGGGATTGACGATTTGTGTGTCTGTGATAAAGGGCGACCACACCAAGATCACCAACAAAGCCGTGGATGCGAAGGCCACGCTGCGCAAGTACATGACCGACGAGAAGGTGAAGGGCTTCTGCGATGTCCTGGTAGCCCAGCAGATTGGTGAAGGCCTCAGCTCAGTGTAAGTTGGCTTAGCCATTGCGGAGGGATGACTCAGGCCACTAATAACTGAATTCTCAACACAGCATCCAAACCATCGGACTGGGGGGCATGAAGCCCAACACAGTCATCATCGGATGGCCGTACAGCTGGCGGCAGGAGGGCAGGAACAGCTGGAAGACCTTCATCCAAACGGTTCGCACGGTGGCCGCCTGCCACATGGCCCTCATGGTGCCCAAGGGCATCAACTTCTACCCAGAGTCAAACCACAAAGTAGTATTTACCGCTCCGAATGCCAAGTTTTCTTTGAGTAACATATCCTTCTCCCTCTTCAGATCGGTGGCAACATTGATATCTGGTGGATTGTCCACGACGGTGGTCTGCTCATGTTGCTGCCCTTCCTGCTGAAGCAACACCGCACCTGGCGCAATTGCAAGCTAAGGATCTTCACAGTTGCTCAAATCGAGGACAACTCGATTCAAATGAAGAAGGATCTAAAGACATTCCTCTACCATCTCCGAATCGAGGCCGACGTTGAAGTTGTTGAGATGGTATGATATGGCTGCCAGGATATATCTTATACCTATTGACCACATTTATATTTGCGAACTGCAGAACAACAGCGATATTTCCGCTTACACCTACGAGCGGACCCTGATGATGGAACAGCGTAATCAGATGCTGAGAGCATTAGGCTTAAATAAGAAAGAAAACTCCAAAGTGGTAAGTGGTCCACATCCGAGGCGACTGTCACCCACGTCATCTGTACTTCTGCGAACTGAAGAACATCCATCATTCAGCtcattcttgttttgtttatacGGCCATAATGCACATTAGCCTTTCATTTACTTAAATCTTTATTAGCATATTGTTATTGTATGCGTTCGATTTGAAGGTTGCGTATTTTGATTTCAGTAATTGTTAAGAGGAAACCATTTGCCCTTTGTTTCTCATGAACTCCAATTTCCATGCCATACCACTATCTGAGATCCAAATTAAAACTTTACactttatatatttgaaaatcaaaaggTTCAGACTATAATGGACTTTAAGGAAACACCCAGTGATAATAAAATGTCTTTGGTAAAGAGTATAAACTGATTGCCTACATATATCGATATATCAAGATACAAACTATTCATTGCCCGAACTTTGTATGAAACCTGGTTGTGTGTATCTCATCAGTGCATTTCTCGGcgggagcagctgctcctttCATCTCCATACCTACCATAATCCTTATATGTTGTGTCAATGTGATGTTGCTAATGCTCACCCTTCTATCTATACTAACTCtatcaaattgcaaattattcCAAACACCGAGTACTTCCAAACATTGTCTTATTCTACAATAATCTAAGAATAGTCTTATATGGTTCTTCATTCCCTAGGAtgattaacttaaatatttctttaatagtttttcaaatttaattcaagTTTAAACATCGAATAACAAGTGTCGGTATACTTTACAATCAAattctttgtttttaatttaaagaaaatggGACTTTGGATCCCATCTATAAGTTCGACTACCATTAGggaaataagtaaaaaatagCGTTTCCTGCTTTGCGGTTTGCATCCCGAGAATAGTTACTCCCTCCTCTGATATTGGCCTCCCACTTTTCCGCAACCTTTTCTCATACTCCTCATGGTGACATTTTCAGGTTCAAACAATTGTAGACCACCATTATGACGCCACCAAAACGGCGTCTAAAGTTCGCTTCGCCGATCCAACTATAGAAGAAACACAGCATCACGTATGTACTGCCTTAAGCTTTTTATTTACCATTGTCTCTAATCTCTCGAAATACACATAAGACATAAGTAAAGTTAAGTGAGATCGACGACTCATCAAATGTAAGCCTGAAACATTTTAGTTTTGAAGCATAATCAGCAGTAGCAATCGAAATCCATTCCCGAGTTAACTTGAGTTATGTTCTAACTGATATTTTGGCTTCTTAACATGGTTGATTTGAAGTGAACTTTTGAGTTTTTAATGTCGACGGCACTTGTCATCCAAACTGAAGGCTCATGCCACTCAAGAGATCTGATAATGTGACTGATTGTAACTCTGCAGGATTCTCAAAACGACGAGAAACGTAACTCAATTGATTTGGATGGTCCCGAGAACGCGGACACACCCGAAACTACTTCTAACAAGGATGAATCGACAGAGAAAGCCGACGGAGACTTCAAGTCCAGTGTGAAACCGTATGGAACAGCTCTCTTATTGCCCACTCTACGGTGTCCTAATTGTCCTTGTATTTTTTTCCACAGGGATGAGTTCAACGTTCGTCGCATGCACACAGCAATAAAACTAAACGAGGTTATTGTAGAAAAGTCACAGGACGCCCAGTTGGTCATAATGAATCTACCTGGACCACCTAGGGAAGTGAGAGCGGAGCGTGAAAGCAATTGTAAGATCTGAAAAGTATGGAGAGTATCTGAGCCACAAACTAACCCGTCTCTATCCAATCCGCAGATATGGAATTTCTGGAGGTATTAACAGAGGGCCTTGAAAAAGTGTTAATGGTTCGCGGAGGAGGCCGAGAAGTTATAACAATTTACTCTTAAGAGCATTAATCGCTCAGTTTTATAAGAGTTCGCAACACTAGACAAGTTTAAGaatcaatcaaatttttaaagaaggttattaatttgttatattcaATCATAtgtccaaatattttatttttacgtaaataaaatatcaaaaaattgTAACAATAAGAACCGAAGGCGTTTTTCATTTGGCGTATCTACACACGTACCATGGCAGCGTCGCTTGGAAACGGGGTAAACAGCGTTTTCAAGATACTTTACCTGTCTTTCTACAACCGCGGCGTAAAATCAGATGCATCTGGCAGATTGACCAACACTGCTACTCGATGGTTTCTCCCCACTTTTGTTATTTCAACCGTGGCGAGTTGTACGTTCTATTACCTCGGATGGCTTAGAAACTCTGTGGAAACAGACACGATCCAAGCCGCAGAAAATACTCGAAATAAGTGTGAAAAACTGTAGAGATCCTCGGAAAATACTCCATTCATGAATCCGGAATCGAGGGACCTGGATTTGGGAAAGGTGCGAGTGCTGGCCAGCCGTCGCAGGTGGCTCTGTTTATTTTGAACACGCAAGCAACTTTCGGTATCCAGCTAACAAAAGAGTCTAAACATATGCATCTGGGTTGATCCGAGTGACATGTACCCCATTCATTGATTGACCATTTTCTCTGCCACAGGGCGATGTCGAGAGGCCGCACTTCGAGGCGGTCACCACACTGTCCGACTCGCAGGCGATCCGGAGCGTCGACTTTCATCCGAATGGAAAGTTGTACGCGGTGGGCTCCAACTCCAAGACCTTCCGCATCTGCCAGTACCCCGCGCTGTCCAAGCTGAGGTAATTAAATCGCAAAGTGCCGCAACTTTGCCTTCATTGCGTTCAACTCGTTTCCCTCGAATCCCATGCAGACATGGACACCAGACCGCGGTGTATCCCCCGTCCGTTCTCTGCAAGCGCACGAAGCACCATCGGGGCTCCATATACTGCACCTGCTGGTCGCGGGATGGGGAGCTGATTGCCACCGGATCGAACGACAAGACCATCAAGTATATGCGCTTCAACAACGACACCAACCAGCTGGTGGGCCACGAGATGGAGCTGAACATGCACGACGGCACGGTGCGGGACATGTGCTTCCTGGACGACTCGTCCACCAAGTCCAGGCTGCTGGCGAGCGGCGGCGCCGGGGACTGCAAGATCTACATCACAGACTGCGGAACTGGCACTCCCTTCCAGGCCTACAGTGGTCATACCGGCCACATCCTGTCCCTCTACAGCTGGAACAACGCGATGTTCGTGTCGGGATCCCAGGTGGGTCCGAAGAAGATCCATCCCAGCCTGTTCGAGCTATAACCATATGCGATATTCTCTTTCAGGATCAAACGATACGTTTCTGGGATCTGCGAGTGAATGTCTCTGTGAATACGCTGGATAACGATCGTAAGGATGGTGGTCTTGAGAGCTCCGCTGTAACCGCGGTCTGTGTGGATCCCACGGGCAGGCTGCTGGTCTCTGGGCACGCTGACAGCTCCTGTACTCTGTACGACATCCGTGGCAACCGGCCCATTCAGCGCTTCTATCCGCACACCGCTGAAATAAGGTAGTACACTAAGAGAGCTAGCCTCTCCCACCTGACACTTGGCTAATTGGCTTCCACTTCCTCTTCATAGGTGCGTCCGATTCTCCCCATCCGCCTACTACATGCTGACGTGCAGCTACGACAACTCGATCCGACTGACGGACCTGCAGGGCGACCTGGCCCACGAGCTGTCCTCCGTGGTGGTGGCGGAGCACAAGGACAAGGCCATCACCATCCGGTGGCATCCGACCGAGTTCTCCTTCATCTCCACGTCGGCGGACAAGACGGCCACCCTCTGGGCGCTGCCGCCCTCGTAGCTCCGTGTCGGTGGTCCGGTCCAGTGGCGGCTTTAACTTCGTTGTCGATATTGTACTTCCGCAGAATAGTTCAGACTGATctaatttattgaataaacCCATTCcgaaagaaaaaggaaaatgaaacAGGGCCGttctaatttatatatttggtatatatttatttaaatccgTTCTTACTAACCCACAGTtccattaatattttactttctaaggcaaataaattgatttatgttgGATttaatgttgcagttgcaagtaACAGGGCTGGCTTAGCGATTAATACACGAATGATAAAGGCAGGAAAACTCGTCCTCCTTCACATTCACTTTCACATTCGTATCGGCTTTGGTGGTCCAAACCTCTACATCCTGTCGACGACGACATCAGGAACTACAATTTCGGGGCGAATACGGATTATTACGTGGGGATTCTCGATCGGAGGGAGGGATTAACCAACGCAAGAGCAACCAAAACTCGTGGGGGAAATGGCGATGGAGTGGCACTGGGGACCAGTTAAGCGGCATCTTCCGAAATTCTGGAATTTGGCAGCATCGGTGGGATCGTACTTACAGCCTAGAGGGGGTTGGAGTTT
This window contains:
- the LOC6739502 gene encoding WD repeat-containing protein 47; translated protein: MNPESRDLDLGKGDVERPHFEAVTTLSDSQAIRSVDFHPNGKLYAVGSNSKTFRICQYPALSKLRHGHQTAVYPPSVLCKRTKHHRGSIYCTCWSRDGELIATGSNDKTIKYMRFNNDTNQLVGHEMELNMHDGTVRDMCFLDDSSTKSRLLASGGAGDCKIYITDCGTGTPFQAYSGHTGHILSLYSWNNAMFVSGSQDQTIRFWDLRVNVSVNTLDNDRKDGGLESSAVTAVCVDPTGRLLVSGHADSSCTLYDIRGNRPIQRFYPHTAEIRCVRFSPSAYYMLTCSYDNSIRLTDLQGDLAHELSSVVVAEHKDKAITIRWHPTEFSFISTSADKTATLWALPPS